In one window of Paraburkholderia phymatum STM815 DNA:
- a CDS encoding Lrp/AsnC family transcriptional regulator, producing MAEIEIDAIDRRILAILQENGRLSNQEIAERVNLSPSPCLRRIRRLEEIGVIRGYVALLDSQMLGLDLLAYVNVRLEKRGGPALSARADGTPGRAGATHSELFRVAVQGWPEVVACYAMTGDMDYLLRVQVRDMAHFSRFVQDHLLRHPSVIDVKSSFSLEKFKETTALPL from the coding sequence ATGGCTGAAATAGAGATAGATGCAATCGACCGGCGCATTCTCGCGATCCTTCAGGAGAATGGGCGGCTGTCGAATCAGGAGATCGCGGAGCGGGTGAACCTGTCGCCGAGTCCGTGTCTGCGTCGGATCCGCCGGCTGGAGGAAATCGGCGTGATCCGCGGTTACGTCGCGCTGCTGGATTCGCAGATGCTCGGGCTCGACCTGCTCGCGTACGTGAATGTGCGCCTCGAGAAGCGCGGCGGCCCCGCGCTCAGTGCACGCGCGGACGGCACGCCGGGGCGCGCGGGCGCGACGCACTCGGAATTGTTCCGTGTGGCCGTGCAGGGCTGGCCCGAGGTGGTCGCTTGCTATGCGATGACGGGCGATATGGACTATCTGCTGCGCGTGCAGGTGCGTGACATGGCGCATTTCTCGCGCTTCGTGCAGGACCACTTGCTGCGGCATCCTTCCGTGATCGACGTGAAGTCGAGCTTTTCGCTGGAGAAGTTCAAGGAGACGACCGCGTTGCCGCTGTGA
- the hppD gene encoding 4-hydroxyphenylpyruvate dioxygenase, giving the protein MKVSTWENPVGTDGFEFIEYTAPDPVALGKLFEQMGFTAIAKHRHKDVTLYRQGDINFIVNAEPDSFAQRFARLHGPSICAIAFRVQDAAKAYRRALDLGAWGFDNKTGPMELNIPAIKGIGDSLIYFVDRWRGKNGAAPNSIGNISIYDVDFEPIPGANANPTGHGLTYIDHLTHNVHRGRMHEWAEFYERLFNFREVRYFDIEGKVTGVKSKAMTSPCGKIRIPINEEGSETAGQIQEYLDAYHGEGIQHIALGTNDIYRTVDGLRNSKITLLDTIDTYYELVDRRVPNHGEPLEELRKRKILIDGAREDLLLQIFTENQIGPIFFEIIQRKGNQGFGEGNFKALFESIDLDQIRRGVVQDKA; this is encoded by the coding sequence ATGAAGGTTTCAACCTGGGAGAATCCCGTCGGCACCGACGGCTTCGAATTCATCGAATACACTGCGCCGGACCCCGTGGCGCTCGGCAAGTTGTTCGAGCAGATGGGCTTCACGGCGATCGCGAAGCATCGGCACAAGGACGTGACGTTGTACCGCCAGGGCGACATCAACTTCATCGTGAACGCCGAGCCGGACTCGTTCGCGCAACGTTTTGCCCGCCTGCACGGCCCGTCGATCTGCGCGATCGCGTTCCGCGTGCAGGACGCGGCGAAGGCCTACAGGCGAGCACTCGACCTCGGCGCTTGGGGATTCGATAACAAGACGGGCCCGATGGAACTGAACATTCCCGCCATCAAGGGCATCGGCGATTCGCTGATCTATTTCGTCGACCGCTGGCGCGGCAAGAACGGCGCGGCGCCGAACAGCATCGGCAACATCAGCATCTATGATGTCGATTTCGAGCCAATCCCGGGCGCGAATGCTAATCCGACCGGGCACGGCCTCACCTATATCGATCACCTCACGCACAACGTCCATCGCGGCCGTATGCACGAGTGGGCCGAGTTCTACGAGCGCCTGTTCAATTTCCGCGAAGTGCGCTACTTCGATATCGAAGGCAAGGTGACGGGCGTGAAGTCGAAGGCAATGACGTCGCCGTGCGGCAAGATCCGCATTCCGATCAACGAGGAAGGCTCGGAAACAGCCGGCCAGATTCAGGAATATCTCGACGCGTATCATGGCGAGGGCATCCAGCACATCGCGCTCGGTACGAACGACATCTACCGGACGGTCGACGGCCTGCGCAACTCGAAGATCACGCTGCTCGACACCATCGACACGTACTATGAGCTCGTCGACCGCCGCGTGCCGAACCACGGCGAGCCGCTCGAAGAACTGCGCAAGCGCAAAATCCTGATCGACGGCGCACGCGAAGACCTGTTACTGCAGATATTCACTGAGAACCAGATCGGACCGATCTTCTTCGAGATCATCCAGCGCAAGGGTAATCAGGGATTCGGCGAAGGCAACTTCAAGGCGCTGTTCGAATCGATCGATCTGGATCAGATTCGTCGCGGTGTCGTGCAAGACAAGGCTTAA